Within Xanthomonas oryzae pv. oryzae, the genomic segment TTGTAGATCAGTTGAGGAAGGATGCGCTTATTGACGTTTTCCCAGTTGAGGCCAGCCGTGGTCGCCGGGTTCGTGCGTTCCGGCGTGAGCAAGGCTTCCCGACCGTTGCGGTAGTTGCCCGTTGTGTCGATGGTCTGAACCTCGACGGCGACAAACTCTTTCAGTTTGCCATTGGCATCAAGCAACGCCAGCACCCAATCCACGAAGTAACTGCCCGCGCCGTCCTTTTGCGGCAAGCGCAATTCTCCGCCCCAACGTTTGCCGAACACGGCCACGACCGGCGCTTGTTTCGCTCTCGCCCGCGCCGATGCTTGCCCGCCCGCAATCAGCTCGAAATCGTCTTCAAACGCGATCTTTGCCACGTCATATAGGGCGCGGTACTTGTCCGCGTACAAGCGGATAGGACAGCAAATAACCGGGCCGGAAGTCACCGGCTTGATGGTGCAAACGCCCGCGATGACTCCGTCACTCAATCGCTTTTCGCACACCTCGGACAAGTAGGGGCATTGCTTGTCCATCGCGGCGGTCACTGCCGCCGGAGAGTGGTCATCAGAGCGATAACCGAAGAACTCCCAAATCTTTCCCGCCATTACGCCACCCTTACTTTGCGCTCGGGCTTGCGGACATTCCCCAGCACATTGGCGATAGCCCGCCCGACGGCCGCACCCAGCAGCGGCGGAACAGCATTGCCAACCTGTTCGTATTGCTCAACCCGCGAACCACAAAAAACGTAGGTGTCAGGGAAGGACTGGATGCGCGCCGCTTCGCGCACGGTAAAGGCTCTGTCCTGTTCGTAATGGAAGTAAGCGCCCCAATGCGGATCGCATTTGGTCAGGATGGTGGAGGCAAGTCCGTCGGGATTGACCCGCCCGTAACGTTTTGTGTGGTCACTGCGCCGCGCCATGCGCATCCCGCGCGGTAAAAGCGCCTCGGGAATATCTGTCCAGTTTCCGCCCGGCGGTATGTGCGCCATGCGCTCAAGATTGATCTTGCTCAACCGGGCGGCTTCGTGACACGTCACCCCCGTTGAACCCACCCGCATCAGTTGCTGATACGGATTATCTACCGGGTGGCGGTAGTCTTTGACTGGTTCGCCAATCTCGCCGTTGCGCAGCACGGGCAAATCGCCAATGGCATCCTTGACCGTGACGTGTGACGGCAATTCCAGGGAGCGCGGCAAGTTCACTAGGTTTTTTCCGGCGAATTGTGAGGTGAAATTCACCCGTACCGGCGCTTGGCGCAGCGGTTCCGGGAATAGCGCCGTGGGATCTATGCCGCAACGGCTGCCAAGAATGATCGTGCGCCAGCGGGTTTGCGGCACGCCGTAATGTGGCGCGTACAGAATCCGCACGTCGGCGTCGTAGCCGAGTTGCTTCAATGATTCTAGGATCGCATCCAACGTCGCGCCACCCTCGAACGACACCATGCCAGGGACGTTTTCGATCAAGACCGCTCGTGGCTGAAATTCAGTAACAAACCGCAGGTATTCGCGGAACAGGTGGTTCCGTGAATCTTCGGTAGAACGCTTGGGCGCGTTGATCGAAAAACCTTGGCAGGGCGGGCCACCGGCGATCAAATCCAATTCGCCGCGCTTCAAGCCCAATAGGTTTCGGATTTTGCGTGCATCAACCTTGCGAATGTCCCGGCTATCGACCTGCGTGGCCGGATGGTTGGCCGCGTAGGTCTGCGCATAGCGTGGGGAAATCTCGTTTGCGTAAAGCGAAGTGAACCCGGCTTCGCGCAATCCTTCGGACAGTCCGCCCGCGCCTGCAAACAAGTCGAGCGAGGTCAAGCGCCTTGCGCCTGTGCTCATCTCAAGAGAACTAAACATGAATCATCACCCCACAATAAAATCCGGTTTTATTGTAATGCAACACCGTGCAGATGACAACAACAAAATCCGGTTTTACGCCAAGATGACATGAACCGGTTCAGAGGTTGGAAACACGCTCAAATCCGGATACCCGCCCAGAATTGGTGCGCTCATTCTTCAGGCATCCAAGTGTCGCCTATATTTCTGACTTATGAGTAAAGCGGTTGCGGCATGTGCTTTGGCGCATGTCGCAGCCTTATGGATGGTCTGATCAACGCGGCCGGGAAATGAAGCAAGCCACATCTGCGGCGCTGAGGGCGCTCAAACCCCTGATTTTTTGCCTTTTCCGGCGCATTTTCGGTGTATTTCC encodes:
- a CDS encoding DNA cytosine methyltransferase, encoding MTSLDLFAGAGGLSEGLREAGFTSLYANEISPRYAQTYAANHPATQVDSRDIRKVDARKIRNLLGLKRGELDLIAGGPPCQGFSINAPKRSTEDSRNHLFREYLRFVTEFQPRAVLIENVPGMVSFEGGATLDAILESLKQLGYDADVRILYAPHYGVPQTRWRTIILGSRCGIDPTALFPEPLRQAPVRVNFTSQFAGKNLVNLPRSLELPSHVTVKDAIGDLPVLRNGEIGEPVKDYRHPVDNPYQQLMRVGSTGVTCHEAARLSKINLERMAHIPPGGNWTDIPEALLPRGMRMARRSDHTKRYGRVNPDGLASTILTKCDPHWGAYFHYEQDRAFTVREAARIQSFPDTYVFCGSRVEQYEQVGNAVPPLLGAAVGRAIANVLGNVRKPERKVRVA
- a CDS encoding NotI family restriction endonuclease, with protein sequence MAGKIWEFFGYRSDDHSPAAVTAAMDKQCPYLSEVCEKRLSDGVIAGVCTIKPVTSGPVICCPIRLYADKYRALYDVAKIAFEDDFELIAGGQASARARAKQAPVVAVFGKRWGGELRLPQKDGAGSYFVDWVLALLDANGKLKEFVAVEVQTIDTTGNYRNGREALLTPERTNPATTAGLNWENVNKRILPQLIYKGQVLQREALCRKGLFFVCPQPVYKRIMARLGGVGGLIRYALQPASITFLAYEHEEDGIIDGATVPLKALPPHSTTVYKVQEAFNNVTLPDENVYKTAIEAALG